A stretch of the Acidilobus sp. 7A genome encodes the following:
- a CDS encoding TSUP family transporter translates to MLSLRTIMVLLVTGVTVGALTGISGSSGVAMVVPVLSMMGLSFQDSIGTGLLVDVITTPVVLYVYLKHRNVSVKNGISMDLGVALGPHIRLHARVLPL, encoded by the coding sequence ATGCTCTCCCTCCGCACAATCATGGTCCTCCTAGTGACGGGGGTTACAGTAGGCGCCCTCACGGGGATCAGCGGTAGCAGCGGAGTGGCCATGGTCGTGCCCGTGCTGAGCATGATGGGGCTCTCCTTTCAAGATTCCATCGGGACGGGCCTGCTGGTTGACGTTATAACCACGCCAGTGGTCTTATACGTCTACCTGAAACACAGAAATGTGTCGGTGAAAAACGGCATTTCCATGGACCTTGGGGTGGCGCTGGGGCCTCATATACGCCTACACGCCCGAGTCCTTCCCCTCTGA
- a CDS encoding HepT-like ribonuclease domain-containing protein → MRLRRQHEFVEYYFREFQNRVLSGGDRFSLERLGQLVIQSLLDLAAMLAVNEIGRKPETYRELALWLSRKLNLGEEFGRFLVGLAGFRNLLVHGYVEIDVSIEMETFREMIDKLPAALNKLRDVVDNDPSPGTGSDALGSVFVKHGVKYAFLFGSRARAGAGRDYDIAVVFERRPNNALELGLLIVDLAEALGVHEDLIDLVDLDSAPLAIVKTVIDEGRVLRGGDEALDYLWRKYLAYLDANEIEHLIAPG, encoded by the coding sequence GTGAGGTTGAGAAGACAGCATGAGTTCGTCGAGTACTACTTTAGGGAGTTTCAAAACAGGGTCTTGAGCGGTGGCGACAGGTTTTCACTCGAAAGGTTAGGGCAACTGGTTATTCAGTCGCTGCTGGACTTAGCGGCGATGCTTGCCGTCAATGAGATTGGTAGGAAGCCTGAGACCTACCGCGAATTGGCCCTTTGGCTCTCTAGGAAGCTTAACCTAGGTGAGGAGTTTGGTAGGTTTCTTGTGGGTTTAGCAGGCTTTAGGAACCTACTGGTTCACGGCTATGTGGAAATCGACGTTTCGATAGAGATGGAGACGTTTAGAGAAATGATCGATAAGTTACCTGCCGCACTCAATAAGCTGAGGGACGTGGTTGATAATGACCCAAGCCCTGGCACAGGCAGTGATGCCTTAGGCAGCGTCTTCGTTAAGCACGGTGTCAAGTACGCGTTCCTCTTTGGTTCAAGGGCCAGGGCTGGTGCTGGTAGGGATTATGACATAGCTGTTGTCTTTGAGAGGAGACCCAATAACGCCCTTGAGTTAGGTCTATTGATCGTCGATCTGGCCGAGGCGTTGGGCGTTCACGAGGATTTAATAGACCTAGTCGATCTCGATAGTGCGCCGCTGGCCATAGTCAAGACTGTGATTGATGAGGGCAGGGTTTTACGAGGCGGTGATGAGGCCCTTGATTACCTATGGCGTAAATACCTGGCGTACCTGGACGCTAACGAGATAGAGCACCTCATCGCCCCTGGTTAA